A stretch of the Pseudoalteromonas marina genome encodes the following:
- the fadR gene encoding fatty acid metabolism transcriptional regulator FadR yields MRIFKAKSPAGFAEEYIVESIWNGDFPPGSILPAERELSELIGVTRTTLREVLQRLARDGWLTIQHGKPTKVNNFWETSGLNILETLARLDEDKMPELTDQLLSARTNISAIYTRAAIKLNPERVIEILSLSHELEDTAQAFADYDYKVHHELAVAGNNRIYVLILNGFRGFYSKIGCHYFSDPGTRELARQFYKDLTVLAQNNEHDGAISMMRKYGHQTGEIWQKIRGDMPSDIMD; encoded by the coding sequence ATGAGAATTTTTAAAGCGAAAAGCCCAGCAGGATTTGCTGAAGAATACATAGTTGAGTCTATTTGGAATGGCGATTTCCCTCCAGGTTCAATTCTACCAGCTGAGAGAGAGCTCTCTGAGTTAATTGGCGTAACAAGAACCACATTACGCGAAGTGTTACAGCGTTTAGCGCGAGACGGCTGGCTAACTATTCAGCACGGCAAACCAACAAAGGTTAATAACTTTTGGGAAACGTCGGGCTTAAATATATTAGAAACGTTAGCACGTTTAGATGAAGATAAAATGCCTGAGCTGACAGATCAGCTATTGTCTGCACGAACAAATATAAGTGCTATTTATACCCGTGCTGCAATTAAGCTTAACCCTGAGCGTGTTATTGAAATTTTATCATTAAGTCACGAACTTGAAGATACGGCACAAGCATTTGCTGATTATGACTATAAAGTGCATCATGAATTGGCCGTTGCAGGTAATAACCGAATTTATGTTTTAATTTTAAACGGTTTTAGAGGGTTCTATTCTAAAATCGGTTGTCATTACTTTTCAGATCCGGGTACCCGCGAGCTTGCCCGCCAGTTTTATAAAGATTTAACTGTATTAGCGCAAAATAATGAACACGACGGTGCAATTTCGATGATGCGTAAATATGGTCATCAAACCGGTGAAATTTGGCAGAAAATTCGTGGCGATATGCCGTCGGATATAATGGACTAA